GCTCATTGTTATCTCTTAATGGTCAATATGAGTGCACTTTTCCtcactaataaaaaaaaattaaaaaaatgttctctCTTTTTGGAGCAAGAGTGCCATTTGTTTGAGAAAAAAATTCAAGAGGTTTCAGTAGAGGCCACTGTTCTACCCCATCCCCTCCTCCCCGTCCCAACCTTCTTTCAGCTGACTTCGATCTTCATTTACAGAAAGCAATCTGCTTACAGACTAATGAGGAATGAGGAGGAATGTTGCATGCCCCTAAGTAGTCCTCATTCTGACAACTCATGACATACAGAGCACAGACATGGACCTGTGTTACTCTCTTACACTAGGTCATGAAGTTCATCAAACACAGTTGGCACTACTTTCTTGAGCACAATCAACCCACACCAGAGCAAACATTTTGCCCTCCAAAAGCAACTAACTTCAGTACACAGACTCCTCTTCCTAAGCATGAAGATCACTAAGAGGTTGTTGCTATGATCTGCTTACATGTATTCCAGCTGATATTCACAGCAGGCACAGTGATAACTAGCCTGAAAGTTCTGGCCAGGCACCATCCTCACTGGCCGAACATAGATGCCACACTGTATTAGTATTactattaataatttattttttcaattaGCATTCTGCAATGACGTTCAATTTGTCAGCCTAATACAAAGAAACAACGTAAGTGTTTAATAATGAGCGGAAGGGGCTGCAAATAGCTACATGACCAGAAGGCACAACACTACTGTCACAGAAGGAGGTCACATAGAGACAGATACTGCCAATTTTTATGTGCTCTTTCGACACTCATTCTCTTGCTGTGGATGGTACATGGTTCCAATGCTGACTTGTCGGGCACTGAACTATATCTCCGACATTGACCATCGTAGCACAGCAGGCGTACATGATGGGGCAGTCACTCTGTATCCACTATCACGTGAAATATCACATCCAAGTGACCATGCAAGATAGCTGTGCGCACGCCTCCCAGCACCACCTGTCATGCACTATCTACATATGCGATCGCCACCTGGTGATTGCAATAAGTCTATTCTGATTTATTGCTCCACTCATTACGCTATCTAAAACTGTACTGTACCCGTCTTACTACATGGCGTACCAACCTGTTGATAACTTGTTCTACGAGATCATTAaatatacttgctccggacatgtTTTCATGTGTTTTTTGCTTATGCATCATGCACAACAGACAACCGTGATGTGTGTGTTGATGGACATCATGCAAAAGCAATTTTTCCATTAGTAGTTAGAGGGACAGAAATATCAGAACACTTTGTTGTTCACAATGCTCTCCCAGCAGTTGGCTATGAATCTGCCACCATTCCTGCCTTACAATGAGATGGTAGAAAGTGGGAGGCATACGAGAAGGCCTCCAACAGCACTTTGCCACATTCCACATAATGCATCCAGCCATGGTCTTATCACTTTTTCTGTGTGGATATCACCCAGTACTTACCAACTTATGTGGAAACTGGTCCCTCTCACGAGACTGCCGCACCCGACCTTCAACGAAATGTGTGCTTTGTTAACCACTTACTTTCACCGATACTGCAACATCACTGCGTCGTGTGAGGAATTTTATCAGTCATACCACACGTGGGTAGCAGAACTCAAGGGATTTAGTAGGAAATGCTGTTTTGTGACACAAGTAAATAAGGAATTGTATCAAGAGGAGGTGATTAGGGATGCGATCATCTGAGCAGATCTGGACAAGGAGGCGTGTCAGAAAGCTCTACAATTTTAGGATCTTAATTTGGAGAACATTTTAAAATGGGCCCAATCCTTCAGTTTCCCCTCCCACAGGCTGTTGAGTGAGGTGGTATCTGTCGTGTCAGACACAGGAGAGGCATCCAGCTTTGTCAACACAGTGTATGCAGCAATAGTTGAGCATTTTAAAATGGGCCCAATCCTTCAATTTCCCCACCCACAGGCTGTTGAGTGAGGTGGTATCTGTCGTGTCAGACACAGGAGAGGCATCCAGCTTTGTCAACACAGTGTATGCAGCAATAGTTGAGCatgtgcgcgcccacacacacacacacacacacacacacacacacacacacacacacagagagagagtcgCACTTCAGCTTTGACTCATACACAAGGAAAGAAGTCTTGGCCCCACGCCCAGCACTTGTAACCACACACGTCGCACTTCAGCTTTGACTCATAAACAAGGAAAGAAGTCTTGGCCCCACGCCCAGCGCATGTTTCCGTCATGCCTGGACTGTTTCATAATACAAGTCACAGAAGAGTGCCCCAACAGGTGGGCAGAGTGCGAGGTATCCCAGAAGGGAGGACATCTCCTTTCGTCTGCCACTCTCTGGACAAAAAATATTCGCCTCAACAGGAGTTAATGGACATTAAGATGTTTTCATCAGAATCTCCCACCACTGTCCTGTCACCTAAGAAACTGTTCATCACTCCCAACTTGCACAATAAACAAGTTCAGCTACACGTTGATACTGGTGCCTCTGTGTCCCCATTAAACACTCAAATTTTTCTCCAACTGAGAGCACCGCCCCTTTAATCCACAACTCACAGCTTGGTGGgaaataacaaacaaaacattGTTCTCAAAGGACAAATCACAATCATGCCGACGTACAAAAATGCCGTACAACAAACATTTCACCTTCCTTCTTGTTCACAGCATGAATACAGAGAATCTATTCAGCCTTGCAGCTTTTTCAACTTTTGGATTTCGTCATCAATGAATTGGTCTACATGGTTCAgagcaaatacagttttaggaattgGAAACCTAAGTAAGAAGTTGTCTGCCATTTTCTCTGGATCTGGATAAAGCAACGAACTTTACAGTGCACATTACATTAAAGAAGTTGGTGCGTTTTTGCTTCCTCCATGCACAGCTCATGCCCCTCTCACTGTAGGATGCCACCCAGGAAGAACTAAATAGATTGACAACCTTGACCACTGCTGAAACTGTCTCAGCAATTGAATGGATGGTACCGTTGGTTATAGAAATAAAAAACTGTCAGGAAAACTGTGCTTGTGTGGATACTTTAAGCTTACTGTCAATTCCCAGACACTGATACATATCCTATTCCAAAACCAGACATGCTTTTCTCTGCAGTCAGCTGGAGGCTAGCATTTTTCAAAGGCTGATCTTTCTGAAGCTTGTTTACAACTGCTCCTGGACGAGGAATTGCAGAAGGTTCTGGTGACCAACATGCTGCACGAATTCGGGTTGGTCACTGCCCCAGCCATCTTCCAAAGGTTACCCAAGCAACTGCTGCAGCATGTAAGGGCTGCATAAATTACATAGGTGGCAATGTGGTGACAGGGCCACAATGAGAGAACACTTAGAGAACTTGTGGCAGCTGTTCACACCCTCCAGTCTGCAGGCCACAAATGTAATTTCAGaaaatatcttcttcttcttttcaacaGTTGATGGAATAGCTGGGACACATCAtcacttgtgatgatattaagccCTCACATAAGGTATTTGAAGCCATCATCgcactcctccccccacccccccaccccccacacacaccacGAATTTAACGGAGCTCCAGTCCTCCTTGGGGAAGGTGACATATTGCGGGAATTTTATCCCGGGTGTGGCATTGCTTGTGCACCTGCTCAACTACCTGTGGAAGAAGGGCGTGCCCTTTGTATGGTCACAGGTATGTGAACAGGTGTCAAGGGTATGATGCAGGTCCTCTTATTGACACCGTGTCTTGCCACATTTCAATTGAGTAAACAGCTAATGGTGGCAGTGGACACATCTGAACAGAGCATGGGGGCCATCCTGCGACGGAGAGAATCAGAGGGCTCTGATTATCAAATTGCATTTGTGTCAAAGACACTAAATGCCACAAAGAAGCagcattcaaaattttaaaaagaggTCCTTGTGATCATCTTCGGGCTGAAGATTCCACATATTTCTATATGGAACAAATTTTAACCTTATTACAGATCATAAACTGTTCATCTCCGTCATCAGTCCCACAACAAAGCAACCTGAGATGACTACCCCCTGACTCCACAGCTGGGCACTCTTTCTCAGTAGGTACAATTATGAAATTCACTTCCACAATATCACTCAACACACCAATGTGGACACTTTGTCCTGTCCCCTCAACTGACCCCGCTACAAGTTCGATCAAGATGAGATCTCTCGTACTCCCAGTTGGATGAAGAGGCTCAGCAGGCAGTGCATGCTTTTTCCAATAACAGGGGACCAATGGCTGTGGCCATGCCCCTTTTTCAATAACAGGGACCCTTGGGGCTGTGGCCATGACCAAGGACACCACCTTATAACACGTATGACAGTATGTAGAACAGGGCTGGTTGGACCACAATCCTGACTCCAACCCATTGCAGCATTACTTCCACCTCCACCACCGGTTAATCCTGGTGGATGGAGTTATCCTACTAACTGCAGATCAAATGTTTCTCTGGATAGTCCCACTGGAGCCCCTGTGTCTGACAATCTTAGGGCTCTTGCACCAAGGTCACTGGGGAATCGCACGAACTACATCGCTCACCCCACACCATGTGTACTGACCAGGCAAAGACCAGCAGCTTGAACATTTTGTCCACAAGTGTCACGAGTGTGAACAACAGCAAGTGGCTCCCTCTGGTTTTCTCATCCTGCTCGACACCCTCGAGCCCATGGAAACAGGTTTATATCGATTTCATGGCCATCTATCTGGATACTGGCTGATTGTCCTGAATGTGTACTACAAACTTCCACACATTGTCAACTGTTGATCCACGACTGCAGAGGCTATGGTTGCAGCACTCTGCAGAATTTTCATTATTGAAGGTCTTCCTCTCACACTGGTGTcagacaacggaccacagtttTGCTCTAAGGTTTTCGGCGAGTTCTGCTACAGAAACGGGGTTCACcacatgctgcccccccccctcccccccccccccccctctgccctctCTCCAACCAAAGGGTGAGACCGAAAGGCTCTTGCAAACATTTAAAGCTCGAATGAAGAAATATGTGGTCAGTATTCTTAAGAATGAAGTGATAACCCTTTTTTGAGTTCATACAGGTCAATGCCCATAGGGGAGAAGTGTCCACTGGATCTCCACCATGGCACTCAGCCCCATATACTCTTTCATCTGATGCTGGCAACAATCTGGGGCATTCTGTCACACTATCTCCATGGTTGCAGCAGGACATCTATGTGTGGCTTTGGATGACAGTACAAGTGGATTCTGGCAGTCAACTGGCAGCAGTGGGGATGCTGCATGTTCATGATGGCCTCGGGGAGTGACACGCCTTCAAAATCAGCCCTACCTGCAGCAGAGGATGCAACTGCTGCCACCTCTAGGCTCTGCAGCAGTCACACATCATGACAATGCCTTCTTTTGTTTCTCTTCCATTGACACCTCATCTATATCCCCTCTTCCTCCTCCCACACTGTTGTTGCCCTCTGGCTTGCAGCACTATTTACAAAACTTTCCTCCGCCCCAATCTCTCTCTGTTTTTAGGCAGCCCAAGATGGATCGGATGTTGGAAGGAGATTAGGCTGCAGTGTCAGAGCCACCAGTGTGCCTCATCCAATGCTGCTGCTTTCCATGCCACAACCTGACATGGATAGGGCATAGCCTCCACTACCAGTGCTGGAGCCTCCACTACTCCAACTGCACTGCCAAGCGGGGGGCTTCTAGCCATATGCTCCCATCCCCACTGGCCAGGAACCTGTGATGCTGGAGGGGCTATCTGACACCCTTCTGAAGATATTGGTCCAGTTGAGAGTGCTGCCTGGGCACCTGGCTGGGCAGTGGTCACCTTGCTGAAATGCAGATCACCGCTTCCCATGAAAGAAGGGATGTTACCACCCACTCGGCTACCACCTAGTCATCAGGCATCAGCCGACACTTCCTACATCAGCCATCATCGCACTGCAGACATATATGATGTGACAGTCATGCTGCATCCACTATCGCCTCACGTGGCTGCCAGGAGTTGACACCACAGCCGAGCAACCACAAATGACAGCTGCACAAGTGAATCCTAGTGCCATCTGCCACATTCTGCCTATGTATGTGATTGCTACCCAGCAGTAGCACTCACAAGGGATGTCCCTTGACTTCAACAGGAATTTGTGTTTAAACATTTGTACACAGACTCATCACCTCACATTTCTAACCACCCCTGCAATTGCGTGTGATTTTGTTGGTCTCGGTTTgaccacctctacatctacatctccatcaatactccgcaagccatctgacattGTGCCATGGTGAATACTTCTGGCTCTACTAacaacctcccctccccctcttttcCCTGCTCAACACACACAAGACAGTGCTTGCAGCCTTGGATGTGGAGAGGGTGTTAATACACCAGTCAGTCAGTTACATCAGCAAGTAGCTGACATATTTAGTATATATGTGGCTGTAATGTCATAcatatacagaaaaaatgaacgaaGTCATTAATACCTGTAATGTTTTAAACAGTGTGGAATCCAAATTAAGAAGGCACTGTCCAATAGAAAATGGTGTAGGAGCAGATGATGACACTTTTGCTACATTTCTGGTGGATTTGATGATTCAGAAACATGAATATTCATTTGACTGCTCAAATAAAGTTACACTGGTTAGTATAGTGGATGCCAATTAATAGTGTTCAAGATTGTAGTGGCAGTGGTGGAAACAGTACTCTTCAAAGAGAAGCTAGCAGTTCTGTTGACTACAAACCTTCaccagaaaaaaatttcagtactgTTAGTACTTCAACAAAATTCTGGAAGAACATCTTTAATGTTTTTATGATGATTATCATACATGTCCATGTAAAGTTGTGATCTATAGCTTGTTATGGATGAGACTCCATATACAACAAGCACATTGAACATCATCAAAGTAATATTTGATTACACAGAGAGGAAAAAGAAGTAATGAATATCTACTTCAAGAAACAAGGCAATCAGAGAACTGGAGATTAAACAACACTTTATATCCCAATCTGACAGCAAGGAATGAAGGAAAAAGTATCCAATACTTGTATGTGAAATTTTGGGCAATGTAAGAAGCAAGAGAAACTGAAAACACAAAGTCTAAATGTCCTTCAGATTTCATAGCATGCTTCAAGAATGAATACAGACTTGGTATAGACACATCACTGCTTTCTTGACAGTCACAGATGTACTGGAACACCAAGCTATTCGCCATTTTGGAGGCCATTTTGCCGTAGAAGTAACCAGAAAACTTCAAGTTTTCAGATACAGGACAGTGTTTTGAACACTGATCAAAGTGGATTTAATTATGAACTAACTTATGGTGCAACACTATCTACAATACGAAAGGGGAAAAATCAACAGTTGTCTTGGACCAGTCTGAACACAATATAACTCAGTTATACAATAGATGTGACTCTCAGTGAGTGAACACCTAACAAAAAACCTGTatatttgtccccccccccccccaaaaaaaaaaaaaaaaaataataaaaataaaaacaactacTTTTGGCCTCAAATTTAAAATGGTTATTGAAGACAATTTTCCACCAAACATCAAACATTCATTTGGAGGCTAGCACAAGTGGGATAATGTCAAAGGACCATTTAACATCATGAATGTTGTTAATGGCAATGTCACAAATAACAAATAACCTTAAGTGTATACTACTTTGTGATTGATGGACTGCTCACAAGGACACAACAATACTAAATGATTTATTTGCAGGTTAAGGCACTGAACACGTGATCATTTCGTCAAAATCAACAAAATATACACAGCCTTTGGAAGTATATTTCTCTTGGCAATAAAAATATGTGCAAGAAGGATAACAGACTCTATAAGAACCCTCTGCAGAGACTTCAATACTAAACTTTCTTAATGGATGGATTGACATTAGTGTTTAACACCCTGTCGACGatgaggccattagagatggagcacaattgcagataagggaaggatggggagggaaaatggcagtgccctttctcaaaggaacaatcctggcatttgttagaagtgatttacggaaattgcagaaaacctaaatcacaatgaccggaagcgggtttgaaccatcatcctcccaaatgcgtgtACAGCGTGCAGTATGCCACCTCGCTCCGTCATTCTATCATTCATGCACCAATGTATCAGCCCACGCTTCAATACCCCAGCACATGTTGCTGAATTCAAGAACTTGATTCAAGTGGCATTTGGTTTTGCACCTCAAGACTGTTATTCTGAGGATTGTCCAGATCTGAGGATTGTCCAGATATTCCTTTCATCAAATGTGCAtattgtttcatgcattttgttgAGGAACAAACATACATTTTAAAGTCTGATAGTGGGCAAACTAAGAGTAACACAATAGAATGCTTTCACCATCCTAATCACAGTGGTATGTAAAGCTTCCACGTACAGCTGGAACCCTAAATTCCTGTTCCACAACAGATTTCCTTACGTGAAGTACTTGGGAAAGCATAGAACAACATAATGTGGCTTCAGATATTGTGTAATTGTTTTGTGGAAGCTGTAAAGATGCATCTTATTTGTTTGCAATGACTGACGCTGTACATTTCATTGTGACCACCAGGAAACATAATTTTGGAAGAACTAATGAAGTCATACCATTTCCTTTGGAGATTAAGAATTGTTTTAATCTTTTTTTTGTTCCTCTGTACTTAAATTTGTAGGCTATTTACTGAGGCACTATTCAAGCTTAAGTCATCTGAAGCTGACAAGAAAAAGTGGGAATGAGGTGCTGTACTTTGGACTGAAAAACCTTCCTTATATAGTCGACCATTGTTCAAGTATCTCTCAATATTAGGATGTTCAGACTACTTTCAGTACGTGACAAACCTTTATTCAGCACTTGATTTTTGGCTGCTGTGCTGTTTAACTACCCACGTTGTCATATTGTCCAAGCAACAGGAGGGTCACCATGTAGCTTTAGCTTGGATTGAAGTAAGGCTAATCCGAAAACACTACATTTACCACTTGACACTGATAGCATTCACATGCCTCTGTCTGACTGTGGGATTCGTGGTTCCTCCATCACGTAAACAACCAGATGCATGCCACTATTCAAGACCCACACAAGATAGTATCAACTACTGATGCAGACAAACCATGTCTCCTGCAGTGCTTCAGCATTTGCAGATGAAAGCAAGCAGTACATTATAGCCAAGCAGTGAAGATGGTATCATCCCTCATGTGATTGCAATGTGAGATTCGGTACCCATTCGTCACTGCGTACAGCTCTCTTCTGTGCACTTCTTCCATAGATACCTCCCTATTGTAAAAGTACTGACTTCCATGTGTCTACTTCATTTTATGAAGACCAACTCAACCTGAAATGACATTATCACTTAAAGTCACACAAGAGAAGACAGTGCTGGGACTAGATATATACTGTCTCCCTTTTATTCTTAGTCAATTATTGGTGAGGCACTGTTCTATAAAACTAGAGATTTTGTCTTTGTTTTCAACTGTCTTTCTACATGTTGAGATTTTCATTTGTGCATCAATGACTGCAAAACAAAGACCAATCTGTGTCACTCATTCACGAACTTTTTTTTCCCCGAGGTAAACGAGTGTGTTTTCTTCAAATGTAGTAAATCTTGCCACCACAAATTAAAACCTTACGACTGACAGAAACACAGTAGGAATTCACTTATGCAGCACTGCTGTTTCTTTCACAAATCACAGTAATCAAACAAAGATGAAAGTTGTcaaaacaagtaaaacaaaaaGGATACTGGTAGAGCAATAATTACTGCTCTCAATAAGAAGAATTTGGCATATTACAATAACACGACAGTAgatgcaaaaatatggaaataacatATACTAACCATTTCCATATACAGGTGTGAAATAAAATCAAAGCAATAACCAAAACTAAACAGACAATTATTAAAAATTCTATGTTATAAAATATGTAACGAAGATTACGAGGGCTGATAAAAAGGGTAAAACAGAGATTGGGAGAAGAGACAGAGGGAACAGGCACAAGGTGTCACTGCAAAAACTTAATGTGTTTAATGAACCTTAGAAGTTCATACTGCAAAAGGGTAAAAACTATTAATGTATTTGCAGAAATCTTACCTCCGGTATGAATGGTGGTATATTATTCTTCTTATCTTCAGATTGTGATTGGTCACATACCTTCTTCACTGATGCTGTGACACTTTCAGCTCTCTTTGCTGAAGTGTTCTTGCGTACAAGCACTTTATTTGATCGGTTGCATTTGTTCCTTGAGCCAATAACTGGACTTCCTGGTTCTCTGTCCGTACTGGTGGTACTTCCCATAGTAACAGACAAATCTGGAGAGCAGCTGCTTTCTGTTAACACAGAGAAACATGAGGAATCTGATTCTTCTAATTCTTTCTTAAAGTCATCATCTAAAAGAAGGGCTGCTGTACTTTCTGAAACTTCCTGTGTCAAAGTGGTTTCATGCTTTTGGATTCTCAGTTTAGTAGCTACATTAATCCTCACATTGTGCTGCAACGTATTTTCTGCAAGAGCATTACCATGTGGCTTGTTTGAAGTGCCAGAAACATAGTTTTTTCTATCTAAAACTGACATTACTGTTTCTTTGGAGCTAGTAGCAATAGGCTTCCGATATGCTGTCTGAAGATGAGTTTCCATACCTACAAATTCATTCTGGAGACAATCAGAGTTTGTAATACAGGCTTTTTTCATACATGATGGGGAACTGTCTACATCCCTTGAAACCAAAGATGAATTTTCCTCATTATCTGTTACGTCGGCAAAAAGAGTTCTTACTTTCATCAAACTCTCTTCAGAGATCTCCACTTTTTTACCACAACCTGTGACAAAACCACCATACATTTTCATCCTTTCATTacctataacattttgtttcttaTCGACCAGCCTTACTTCATTTTCAGATTCTGAATCAGATATTTTCTTGCTTCCAGTAGTTCTGTCTGATAGTCGTTTTTTCACTATCTCATGTGATAATACATCTTTTTTCTTAAGAGACTGATTTCCagttgtttcttttcctttcacatGCTCTACAGTCAGTGTATTCTCTAAGGCATTATCTGTTAACTCAGAAAACAGATTTCTGACTCTTACCAGACTTTCTTCCGAAATCTCCACCTTTTTACCACCAGCTGTAACAAAACCACTACATGTATTTAGTCTTTTGCAGTTGACAGAATTCTCTTCCTTGTTAAGTAGATTCACTTCATTTTCAAATtctgtttcagattttttcctAGTTCCAGTACACCTGTCTGGTGATGAGTTTTTCACTTTCTCAAGGCATACTGCATCTTTCTTCTCGACACTGTATTTCTCAGTTGCTTCTTTTCCCTTCATATTCATTAATGTCAATGCAGTTTCTTGAACATTCTCTGTTATATCAGAAAACAGATTCTTGACTCTCACCAAACTTTCTTCTGAAACACTCACCTTTTTACCACCAGCTGTAACAAAACCACCACATATATTTAGTCTTTTGCAATTGGTAGAACTCTCTTCTGTGTCAAGCAGATTCACTTCATTTTCAAATTCTGCATCAGATATTTTCCTAGGTCCTGTATTCTTCTCCAATGATGAGTTTCTCACTTTCTCAGGGGATATTACATGTTTCTTCTTGACACACCATATCTCAGTAGCTTCTTTTTCCTTCACGTTCATTAAAGTCAACGTAGTTTCTTCAATATTGTCCGTTATATCAGAAAACAGATTCTTGACTCTCAGCAAACTTTCTTCTGAAACACCCACCTTTTTACCACCAGCTGTAAGAAAACCACCAAACATATTCAGTCTTTCACAATTTACAGAACTTTCTTTTCTGTCAAGCACCTTCACTTCATTTTCAAATTCTCTGTCAGATATTTTCCTGGTAGTTATATTCTTGTTCAGTGACAACTTTTCCCCTTTCTCAACAGACATCATATCTTTCTTCTTGGAAGAATACGCTTCATGTGCTTCTCTCACCTTCATATTCCTTACTGTaaaagtattattttcattttctgttatatCGGAAAAAACATTCGTGACTCTTGCCAAACTTTCttctgaaacattaattttttttccactgGCAGTACACAAACCACCAAACATACTAAGTTTTTTgaaatttacaggatttttttccttGTCAAGAATTTGAACTTCATTTTCAGATTCTGTGTCAGATATTTTCGTGATTTTCATTGCCCTCTCTTGTGATGATTTTGTCACTTTCCCAGAGGATACACGATCCCTTCCTTTATAAGTGTACATCTCAATTGCTTCTTTTGCCTTCAAATTCTCCACAGTCAATGTAGTTTCTTCAACATCTTCTGTTATATCAGAAAAAAGAGTTCTGACTCTTTTGAGACTTTCTTCTGTAACATCCACCTTTTTACCACCAGCTGTTAGAAAACCACCACATATATACAGACTTTTGCAATCCACAGAGCTTTCTTTTTTGTCAAGAATTTGAACTTCATTTTTAGATTTaatctcatatattttctctatttccATATCCTTGTCTTGTGATAAATTTTGCACTTTTCCATGGAAGATTACATCTTGTCCCTTAAAAGCGGACTCACCAACTGTTTCTTTTTCCTCCATATTCCCTACAGTAAAAGTAGTTTCTTCGACATTTTCTGTTATATCAGAAAACAGATTTCGGACTTTCATTAGACTTTCATCAGAAACATCCACCTTTTTACCACCAGCTGTAAAAAAACCACTACACATTTTCAGTCTTTTGCACTGGACAAAATTTTCTTTATTGTCAAaagttttaatttccttttcagATTCTATGTTGGATGTTTGCTTGATTAATATTGTCTCATTTAACAATGCCTTTTCCACTTTATCTGACAATGTTACACAAATTTTCTTTGAAGAACACCTATCATCTGTTGTGATTCTATTTGCTTCCTTAGGAACAAAATTACTTGGTGCCTTCAATGTGTTCTTTACTTTTTGTGATGAAAGTTGTGAAATTTCAACATCTCTGCCACTAGCAGCAGCAAAATTGAATGTATCAGTTTTTTCAGGTGACGCATTTGTTCCCAGTTTTCTTTCTGTCACATACATAGTGTCCAATGTTTTCACAGATTCATCATGCACACTAATATTCCTCTCAACCAATGGTAGAATAGTTTCTGCATTTCGCTGAGATTTCTTGAACAGTTCAATCTCCTTTTTTCTCTGTGCCACAGCAGTGTGATTATGTCCCTCAGCAACAGTATCCATTACGTCATCAAACATTTCCTCTGCTTCGTTAAGGGATGCAAGAGATATTTCAAACGGTTTACTGGCAGCAGTCTGAAACCCACAACTGAAATAACTCTTGACTGCCTGCACTTGCACTGCAGAAATATCTTCTGAGCATTTCTCTGCTCCGAGATCAGTCTGTCCCACAGTTTCCGGTACAGTCAATTTATTCAAAGACTCAGACAAATTACGAACCATTAGTGACACTTTTCTTCCTCTCTTCCCTTCTTCCTTATGCTCTGCCAGAGCTTTCTTAATATGTTGCTTGTTTAACACAGTGCATTTGTTCTTTTCCTCATATATGGCAGAATCTTTCAAATCTCTTCTCCTCGCTTGCACAATGATGTTCTTGCAATCATC
This sequence is a window from Schistocerca americana isolate TAMUIC-IGC-003095 chromosome 4, iqSchAmer2.1, whole genome shotgun sequence. Protein-coding genes within it:
- the LOC124613364 gene encoding breast cancer type 2 susceptibility protein-like, encoding MTAAGKDITVSATSLDRAKSMLSDISVMNEDDCKNIIVQARRRDLKDSAIYEEKNKCTVLNKQHIKKALAEHKEEGKRGRKVSLMVRNLSESLNKLTVPETVGQTDLGAEKCSEDISAVQVQAVKSYFSCGFQTAASKPFEISLASLNEAEEMFDDVMDTVAEGHNHTAVAQRKKEIELFKKSQRNAETILPLVERNISVHDESVKTLDTMYVTERKLGTNASPEKTDTFNFAAASGRDVEISQLSSQKVKNTLKAPSNFVPKEANRITTDDRCSSKKICVTLSDKVEKALLNETILIKQTSNIESEKEIKTFDNKENFVQCKRLKMCSGFFTAGGKKVDVSDESLMKVRNLFSDITENVEETTFTVGNMEEKETVGESAFKGQDVIFHGKVQNLSQDKDMEIEKIYEIKSKNEVQILDKKESSVDCKSLYICGGFLTAGGKKVDVTEESLKRVRTLFSDITEDVEETTLTVENLKAKEAIEMYTYKGRDRVSSGKVTKSSQERAMKITKISDTESENEVQILDKEKNPVNFKKLSMFGGLCTASGKKINVSEESLARVTNVFSDITENENNTFTVRNMKVREAHEAYSSKKKDMMSVEKGEKLSLNKNITTRKISDREFENEVKVLDRKESSVNCERLNMFGGFLTAGGKKVGVSEESLLRVKNLFSDITDNIEETTLTLMNVKEKEATEIWCVKKKHVISPEKVRNSSLEKNTGPRKISDAEFENEVNLLDTEESSTNCKRLNICGGFVTAGGKKVSVSEESLVRVKNLFSDITENVQETALTLMNMKGKEATEKYSVEKKDAVCLEKVKNSSPDRCTGTRKKSETEFENEVNLLNKEENSVNCKRLNTCSGFVTAGGKKVEISEESLVRVRNLFSELTDNALENTLTVEHVKGKETTGNQSLKKKDVLSHEIVKKRLSDRTTGSKKISDSESENEVRLVDKKQNVIGNERMKMYGGFVTGCGKKVEISEESLMKVRTLFADVTDNEENSSLVSRDVDSSPSCMKKACITNSDCLQNEFVGMETHLQTAYRKPIATSSKETVMSVLDRKNYVSGTSNKPHGNALAENTLQHNVRINVATKLRIQKHETTLTQEVSESTAALLLDDDFKKELEESDSSCFSVLTESSCSPDLSVTMGSTTSTDREPGSPVIGSRNKCNRSNKVLVRKNTSAKRAESVTASVKKVCDQSQSEDKKNNIPPFIPEINGRQKRCSSVKENKMHKKHCKSNTNLNESAGLQNDRESPAAKIKASIVPSPGSWLQLRMTSQKRCVKWRDFSGGNAPSQFTESELLQFGVKKSVINVTSKTAEFFKFSARDFYREEDCQALQAADDTSLEFDLDGFAGVQEVEQAFVTSPNVDKSLIPAGWIQNHYRWIVWKLAATERSFPHIFASRYLTPRVLLLQLKYRYDREIDRCQRSALRRIMEHDDAPGKRMVLCVADVIKHEEAQEENGKEGNRQCLKMCNYELELTDGWYSIGCTVDMEMCHLIEAGRVAVGTKLVTHSAELVNCEQPCSPLEAGPNVRLKIHTNSTRRARWDCRLGFCRQPGPLPVSLSSLKPAGGVISCVTAVIARVYPVVYMEKGPDGKAEFYSAKQEALRASKRERQWQEHIEKLYSQERAQLSQIEWFSACSQQSKSKGKNKQHVTTPTRQQLAAATSAEDLCQLLFNAPDPASLQSLLTEEQQNAVANYQQMRQQQLLQELESRVRKRIEEERSVTSSLALLKVRCLDAKDFSARSAVLSIWRPSEDLLTLFQEGSALKIFSITANGLRNGDLQLSACRQSRYQPQPSHLPEDFPARYATPLSQVSSGNLHAPFGEMDCVGVVVHVAPLSGNYQTVYLADADMDIVGISFWNGLKGSGWEDILQQKALVACSNLQSRVGAAVHWIPTTYATEFSIFSQHPRQKHLVEALDSLRRNLNMDIDNFSYTCEGIVLSFLNENFVTPVRNASLNVRQTNPSTAELSRLSKPAVTPELSEKVQRKLFKLEQYGEPPSLSPLALTPRSRVLKKNFHVPLKTDQTAELSCDDSPPMSLDSDDT